A window from Vigna angularis cultivar LongXiaoDou No.4 chromosome 7, ASM1680809v1, whole genome shotgun sequence encodes these proteins:
- the LOC108337123 gene encoding taxadiene 5-alpha hydroxylase, with product MNLLLLGFLFFIPILLLLRRGRNPSKRVPPGSLGIPIIGQSLGLLRAMRANTAEKWVQERISKYGPISKLSLFGKPTVLIYGQAANKFIFSSGGNAIANQQTQSIKMILGDRTLLELSGEDHSRVRGALVSFLKPESLKRYVGKMDEEVRNHLQMHWQGKQQVKVLPLMKTLTFNIICSLLFGLERGKQRDQYLDSFQEMIEGMWSVPINVPFTRYNRSLRASARIQTMLKETVQKKRIELEQNAASARQDLISCLLGTVDEDGKQVTTEKEIIDNIKLVMVAGHDTSSVLITFIIRLLANEPAIYAAVLQEQEEIAKGKPSGEALTWEDLSKMKYTWRVAMETLRMFPPIFGGFRKAETDIEYDGYLIPKGWQIFWVTAMTHMDSSIFTEPLKFEPSRFENQASVPPYCFIPFGGGARICPGYEFSRLETLVAIHYLVTRFSWKLCSDNFFNRDPMPVPSQGLLIQIWPRRLS from the exons ATGAATCTTCTTTTGTTGGGTTTTCTCTTCTTCATCCCAATCCTTCTTCTGCTGAGAAGAGGAAGAAACCCCTCTAAAAGGGTTCCTCCTGGTTCACTTGGAATACCTATTATTGGCCAAAGTCTTGGCCTTCTTCGAGCTATGCGTGCCAACACCGCAGAAAAGTGGGTTCAAGAAAGAATCAGCAAGTATGGTCCCATTTCAAAGCTAAGCCTATTCGGAAAACCAACAGTGTTAATCTATGGACAGGCTGCAAATAAGTTTATATTCTCTAGTGGCGGCAACGCAATTGCTAACCAGCAAACACAATCCATCAAAATGATCCTAGGTGACCGGACCTTGCTGGAACTGAGTGGTGAAGATCACAGCCGAGTCAGAGGTGCACTTGTTTCATTTTTGAAGCCAGAGTCGTTGAAGAGATATGTGGGAAAAATGGATGAAGAAGTCAGGAATCACCTTCAGATGCATTGGCAGGGGAAACAGCAAGTCAAG GTATTGCCTCTGATGAAGACTCTCACGTTCAATATAATTTGCTCTCTTTTGTTTGGTCTTGAGCGTGGAAAACAGAGAGATCAATACCTGGATTCCTTCCAAGAGATGATAGAAGGAATGTGGTCAGTCCCAATTAACGTGCCCTTCACACGTTACAATCGTAGCCTTAGAGCAAGTGCAAGAATCCAGACCATGCTGAAGGAGACTGTGCAGAAGAAGAGGATTGAACTCGAGCAAAATGCAGCATCTGCACGCCAAGACTTGATTAGTTGCTTGTTAGGCACGGTTGATGAAGATGGCAAACAAGTTACGACTGAGAAGGAAATCATTGACAACATTAAGCTTGTCATGGTTGCTGGACACGACACTTCATCTGTTCTAATCACTTTCATCATCCGACTCTTAGCCAACGAACCTGCTATTTATGCAGCAGTTCTTCAAG AACAGGAAGAGATAGCAAAAGGCAAGCCCTCTGGAGAGGCACTCACATGGGAAGACCTTTCAAAGATGAAGTACACATGGAGAGTAGCAATGGAAACTCTTAGAATGTTTCCTCCTATTTTTGGTGGCTTCAGAAAGGCTGAAACAGATATTGAATACGATGGATACCTCATACCCAAAGGATGGCAG ATTTTCTGGGTCACAGCAATGACCCACATGGATAGCAGCATTTTCACAGAACCATTGAAGTTTGAACCTAGTAGATTTGAAAACCAAGCATCTGTACCACCCTACTGCTTCATTCCATTTGGTGGGGGAGCAAGAATATGTCCAGGGTATGAGTTTTCCAGGCTTGAAACTCTAGTTGCAATTCATTACCTAGTGACCCGATTCAGTTGGAAACTATGTTCAGACAATTTCTTCAATAGGGATCCAATGCCAGTACCATCTCAAGGGCTACTGATTCAAATTTGGCCAAGGAGACTTTCTTAA